From the Lampris incognitus isolate fLamInc1 chromosome 6, fLamInc1.hap2, whole genome shotgun sequence genome, one window contains:
- the LOC130114715 gene encoding C-C motif chemokine 14-like isoform X1, with amino-acid sequence MTKLCLALGLLLLTTCDALWGSNTVKPENCCFKFSTMRIPIHKIVTIKETGIHCQEEGFIVHTVQGKQICVRRHEEWVQDAFN; translated from the exons ATGACAAAGCTCTGCCTCGCTCTGGGACTGCTGCTGCTCACCACCTGCGACGCCCTAT GGGGAAGCAATACAGTGAAACCTGAAAACTGTTGCTTTAAATTCTCCACCATGAGGATCCCAATTCACAAAATTGTGACCATCAAGGAGACTGGCATCCATTGCCAGGAAGAGGGCTTCAT AGTGCACACCGTCCAGGGGAAACAGATCTGCGTCAGACGCCATGAGGAGTGGGTGCAGGATGCTTTCAACTAG
- the LOC130114715 gene encoding C-C motif chemokine 4-like isoform X2 has protein sequence MTKLCLALGLLLLAACNAQRGSNTVKPENCCFKFSTMRIPIHKIVTIKETGIHCQEEGFIVHTVQGKQICVRRHEEWVQDAFN, from the exons ATGACAAAGCTCTGCCTCGCTCTGGGACTGCTGCTGCTCGCCGCCTGCAATGCCCAAC GGGGAAGCAATACAGTGAAACCTGAAAACTGTTGCTTTAAATTCTCCACCATGAGGATCCCAATTCACAAAATTGTGACCATCAAGGAGACTGGCATCCATTGCCAGGAAGAGGGCTTCAT AGTGCACACCGTCCAGGGGAAACAGATCTGCGTCAGACGCCATGAGGAGTGGGTGCAGGATGCTTTCAACTAG